From the genome of Pseudomonas sp. WJP1:
ATGCCGCGACATGGGGCGAGGTGATCGTGTTAAGTGTTCCCTATGGCGCGATGCCAGAGCTGTCCGAACAGCTCCAGGGCAAGCTGGACGGCAAGGTGGTGTTGAGCACCAGCAACCCGTTCAGCGGCCGTGACGCAGAGGTCGGGCGCAAGGCGCTGGAGATGGGTGTCGCCTCGGCGGACCAGCAATATCTGCCCGGAATACGCCTGGTGCGGGCGTTCAACGCCATAGGCTATGCCTCGATGAAAGACCAGTCCGGCAAAGACAAGGCGATTGCGATTTTCGCCGACGACGCCCAGGCCCGGGACATGGGCGCCCGGTTGGTGCGCGACGCCGGGTTTTTACCGGTCATTTTCCCGCTGGCGCGAGCCAATGAAGGTTTGCCGGGCGGCCCGTTGAGCGGCCTTTGGAACGAAGCCGAACTCAAGAGCAAAGTCGGTCTTTAGGAGAAATCCACCATGGCTTGCGCAAATCTGTTGGCCATTGCCTGGGGTGTGTTGTTTTGCACGGCAGCGTTCGGTCAAGGGGCGGCAGACACCGATCACCCACCGGCAATACTGCCACTGGAATCCGAAACGGCCCCAAGGCTCATTGCCTATCCGCCGCTTGCCGAGCCGCTCGCTCGCGGCGTGGTCATTATCCAGTATCGAACAGAGCAGGCCAGGATCATGCCGGTATTCGGCAAGGCGGCTGCCGATGTATCGCCACGCCTGGGTCACCTTCACGTGACCGTCGATGACTGGAAAGGTACATGGGCGCACACCAGTGAAGACCCGATCATCCTGGTCGGACTGACTCCCGGCGCCCACAAGGTCCTGCTTGAAGTGGCCGACCCGACGCACAGGATACTCACCAGCACGACAGTGAGTTTTACCGTTCCGGACAAGCAACTCGCTGCCACCCCTCACGCTGGCGATGGTCATGCGGTAAAACCGTAATCGTCGACGGGTTACTGGCGTACGTTCTGATACAGCATCAATCGCGAGGTTTCATGCATGGCGCGGGTCAACCGTGACAGTCGCTTGAACTCCTCGGGGTTTTGCTCGGCGACGTTGTCCAGCGGCGTCGGTGAGGCCAGGTCATGCAGGGTTGGCGAGCTGCCGTCGTGCTCCATCTGCACCATGTAGTGTTGCGTCACGCCGGCAATCAGCGGGAAGGTGCCTTCACGCAGCACCAGTGGAACCACGCGTTCGCCTTCGGGCGCGGGCTGCTGGATATCGCGGCCCATGCCGCTGTTGCGAAACTCCAGGCCGGCCATGCCCGCCACGGTTGGCAGCAGGTCCACCAGGCCGACGGCTTCCTCGACCTTGCGCGTTCCGATCAGGCCTGGCGCGTGGATGATCATCGGTACCGCGTTGCTTTCCAGGCCCAGTTGCTCGTAGGCCGGGGCCAGGAAGGGGATCTGGGCAATACGGGTGTTGTGGTCGCCGAACAGCACGAAAATGGTGTTTTCGTACCAGCCGCCGGCCTTGGCGATTTCCATCAGGCGTCCGATGTTGAAGTCCAGCAGGCGCACGGCGTTGTATTGCTCGACACTGCGCGAGCCTGCGGCCTGGACCTGTTCCAGGGTAGGGTGCTTGACCTCGAACCCGTCATTGCTCTTTGGAATCGTGAAGGGACGATGGTTGCCGGCCGTTTGCACATAGGCGAAGAACGGTTTGTCCTTGGGCAGCGCTTGCAGGATCTGGTCGGTTTCCTTGAACAGGTCCAGGTCCGAGATGCCCCACACATCCACCACCGGGGATTTCCAGTCGCGCTCGTCGAACAGGCGAACGCCGTCGATGCTTTGCCGGATCAGGGCATTCATGTTGGCCCAGCCGGAGTTGCCGCCAATGGTGTAGATCTTGTCGTAGCCGGTGAAGGCATTGATCAGCGTGTTTTGCCGGGTGATCAGTGGGTTACGCGTCGCGGTTTCCTGTCGAGTGACGTCAGGCACCCCGGTAATACTGGCCCAGACGGTTTTGGCCGTCCCCGTAACCGGCACATAGAAATGCTTGAAGAACCAGCTCTGCGTGGCCAGGCGATCGATGTTGGGCGTTGGGTTGATCGGGTTGCCATAGGCCCCGACGGCGCTGGTGCCCAGCGACTCGAGCATGACGAACATCACGTTCGGTGGCCGCGAACCGTTGATTTTGTAGGTTTGTGGCGCTTGGTGGCGGACGAAGTCGAGGGTCTGCGGATCAGGTTTGTCGACGCCCAGATAGTGGGCCATCACTGCGTAATGTTCGCGCACCTGTGCTTCGTCATAGCGCGACTGGCCGACCTTGACGGTGTCGTAGAAGAAGATCACCGGGTTCAGGCCCAGCGCGGCGATCTGGTTATTGCCTGAGAAGAACGCATCGCTCCAGCGCAGCGGCACAGGGTTTTCGAGGTTCAGGTGTTCGACACGACCCAGGATACCCAGCAGCACCAGCACCACCATCACCGCACCGCCCCATGTCGCGGAGAGCGGGTGAATGGTTTGGCGCGGGCGGTCCAGCGTGACGCGTTCCAGGCGCACCAGGGCCAGAGTCACCAACGCGACGGTTGCCAGCCAGCCCAGTGAGATCCAGATGACCGGGTAGGTTTGCCAGACCATGTCACGGGATATTTGCGCATCCTCGATGAAGCGCAGCACCGTGGCGTTGATCCTTACGCCGAGGTAGGCGTAATGGCCAAAATCGATGATGTAGATCAGCAGCACAGCGCTGAGGACGGCGACCAGGTACAGGCGGGCGATGCCACGCAGTAGGCGGCTGCGGACAAGGTTCCAGCGCGGGATCCAGGCCAGCAACGCCAGCGGCAGCATGACCAGGATGGCCAGGCGCAAATCGAATCGAAAGCCGATGCCCAGGGTTGTCAGCACATGATCGTCGCCCAGGGCTTTGGCGTCGAAACCGGAAAAGCCGAAAAAGAACACCACCCGCAGCAGTGCAAACAGCACAAAGGCGATCGCTGTTGCGCCCAGCCAGTAATGCAGACGTCTCGATTTCAGCCAGCCCATGCCAGTTTCCTTGTTAAAATTTCGTTGAATTTCAAGCGCTGCGCAGGGTGATGAGCCGGCGATACGCCCAACGTGTCCCTAGTATCAGCAGCGCCAGGCAGCAATACAGGCCCAGCAGCGGATCGACCAGGTAATCCCAATAGTTGTGGGAAGGCTTGATCCCGACGAGGAAGGCCAGGGTCGCGCAGGTCAACATCACCACGGTCAGGTAATGACGCAGGTAGAACAGGCCCAGCGTCATCAGTGCGACGAACAACAACAGGGGCCGCGGGCTGTAACCCCGCCGGTAAGGGTCCAGGTCGCTCAGGCCCAGGGTTGCCGGGTACAGCACCAGGGCCAGCGCGGCGAAGAGGATCAATACGCTGACTTGACCCTGCCGCTCAGGCGGTAACACACCCAGCCTGCGTAAACACCCCCACGCCATGAACACCATTGAGGTGATCGCAAGGTCATCGATATGGCTGCGCAGGTAAGCGGCCAGCGACAACCCGCCCAGCGGTATGAAGCTGGCGGCCAGCAAGGCAAGCAGCAGGGCGATGCGCCAGCCCCTGTTCAGGCCAAAAGACGGCAGTAACAGGAAGATGACCATCGCGAAGCTGGCATGGGCCTGCCACAGGTTAATCATTGGAGACGCTCGGCCAGCCAGGCATCGTTGAAGGTGACGTGCTTGATGAAGGTGTTGTTCCAGGAATAGACCAGGTGGTACATCCCGTCGGGACTGCGGATGAAGTAGGGGTATTCATATTCAAACTCACATTCCTGGCTTTTACACACACGTTTGTCGAGGTTGGCGAGGAATTGCGCCTCCAGCGCCCGGCGCAGTTTGCCACTGGAACCACGGAACTGTTTGCCGATGATTTCCTTGTAGACCAGAGGTGTGTACGGATCGCCTTCTGGATCCGGTGATTTGTCCAGGTCGTGCAGCAGGCGCCAGTCGTCCATTTTCGAATCGGTGACATACAGGCTCAGCTTGAAACGCCCCTCCTGCAGGTCATTGAGCGCTACCAGCAACCCGCGGTCTGGCGTGGCAACGGCCGCCAACGAGGAATTGGGGTTCGAAGGCACCAGCGGATAAGGTTCGCTCCAGTTTTGCCCGGCGTCTTCCGTGCGGCTCGCCAGGACCCGGTGGTGGGTGTCACCTGCATAACGCAACAAGGCGATGCCGCGCTGGCCATCCAGCGGGACGATCGCCGGCTGTAATGAGTTGTTGCCGTGGCTAATGCGGAATTTATCGATCACCACACCGTCTGGGCTCAAGTACAGGTATTCGGCAAACTTGCCGAGGAATTCGTGGTAGACCGGCAGACCGATGGAGCCGTCGGCGTGAAACACCGGTGCCGACCGGACCAGGGTGCTGATGTTCAGGAAAGGTGAAGTGATCAATTGGCGCGGCGCCGACCAATGCCCGCCAAAGTCGTCTGAAACCATCACATTGACCGCGCTACCGGCCCAGCCGCCCATGGATACGGAAACGTAGAACAGCCACAAGCGGTTGTCCGGCGCGAGGGCAATGACCGGGTTGCCCAGTTTGCGGATGTACTTTCGCGTGCTTTGCTGGGTTGAGTCCCGGGTCGCCATGACCTGCTCCTCCCCCCACTCGCCGGTACTCAGGTTGAAACGGGCGGAACGCACCTGCACATCGGCTGCGCCTTCGCGGGTGCCAGCGAACCAGACTGCCATCAGGCTACCGTCAGGCAAGGCAGTGACCGCCGCGGAATGCACGAAGTCCACCAGCCCGGAGGAGGCGAAACGGCTGGTATAGATGGGCTTGGCTTCCTTGTCCGCCACAGCCGAGGCGGGAGCGGTCAGGGCAAAGGGCGAATGCTCGGGGGCCGGGTGGGTGATCCATGCAGCCGCGAACAGGCAAACCAGGGCAAGGTAGATGCCGAATGCAGGAATGCCGGGAAATTTGATGCGCATGATTGAGCCTTTGGCATTTCAAGGCCCATTAGAACACTCAACCCCACACTTTAGTGCATTATTGGATTGTAAGAATTTTTGTTGCGCAGGCTGTTGTCTGCAAGTTGAGTGAGCGCACCAAGGGCGATTTTTTTCAGGGTCGAAAAAGCGTGCGCCACGTGAACACCTGCCTGTTGTATTTGCCAACGGAATCATTGAGTTACTGAATGGTCATAGACAGGGTTTCAACGCCATGGGGGATTTCCTACGGCCGAAACCCTCTCACCCCCCCCCCGACCTTCAGGATGCTCAAATGAAACGCGCAGTAATGATGACCCTGGCCCTTTCCAGCCTGCTCTTGCTGGGAGGCTGCGGACCTCACTGGGATGACGGAGAAAGGTACGGTCGATATCACGATCATGATCATCGCCGTGGCTATGACCGGGATGACGATGATCGAGGGTATGACCATCGATACGATCGTCGTGACGATGACCGCGACAACCGTCGTTATCGCGATCGTGACGACCGGGACGACTGATACAGTCAGCGTCTTTTGAAAGAGGGGTAGGGGTCGATCAGCTCCCCGACTTGCTACCTCTCTGGTTGTCGCCGTCATCCTCCGACGCTGCGTCTTTTTTCATGGAGTGCGCGTCGGCACCGGCGTTTGAACCCGCCGCTTCCTCGCCCTTTTTATCGGCCTTTTCTTCGTTGGATTCCGGCTGGTTGAGCCCGGGAAGTGCCGAAGGTGGAATCGTTGCATCCTCGGTTGTTTTCTCGTTGGCCTGCACGTAAAGCGGCGAAGCCGACAGCAAGCCCGTGAGCATGAGAGTGGCGAGGGTTATGTTCATCTTTTGAGTCTTCCGTGCGAGGGGATGTACTGCATTGGAAGGCCGACTCATGGGAAGGTGCGTAGTGGCGGACGAGCGGCAAGGCGAGGGGAGTCGTACGAATTTCTCTTGTTAGGGGCTGGCTTTTCGGGTCGCCGCATCGCAGCGATGGCGGCCTGACAGCCGACCAATCGCTCGCGGCTGTACCCGTTTTACTGTAGGAGCCCTGCTTGCCGGCGAAGGCGGCCTGACAATCGATGATTGTCTTTCAGGTGTACATATCCGTTCCTGCGGTAACGGCCACTTAGGGTTTCGCCCTTACGGCGAGTCACTTGGAAAAGCCCCAAGTAACCAAGGGCTCTTGCCCCTGGCGATCGGCCCCTCGCTGGGGCTCGGGGTACCCTCGCTCCGATCCTGCTCCGTGGGCCCGCCGCGATGGGGCAAGAAAATCAAAAGCCAAAGCAGAGCAAAAGCAGAGCGAGGCGGCCTTAAAGCCGACCTGATCGGGAGCCGCGCATTTCCCTGTAGGAGCCAGGCTTGCCGGCGAACCAGGCGCTGCGGTGTCTCTGTTGCACCACGTTATCGTTCTTCGCCGGCAAGCCTGGCTCCTACGGGGGATCGGGTGCACCCGCAAAGTCAGGTCGGCTTAAGGCCGCCTCGTTTTGGCTTTTGATCTGGGTGCCCCGTTAACCACGCTGGCCGAACGCAGGCATTGTGCAGTGGGTAAACCGGCAGGACGCCGGTTTAGCCGCGCTGGGCCATGGATGGCCCATCGCGGCGACCCACGGAGCAATGCCTTCGTTACGGCATGCCGAGCCTAGGCGAGGCACCGAGTGGTGGGGCAAAGCCTTTTGCTTACTTTTTGGTGTTTGAAAAAGAGAGTCGCCGTAAGGGCGAAACCATAAGTAGCCGTTACCGCAGCAATGGATATGCACCCAGACAACAATCTCCCACAGGCTGTGACGCGGCATGGATCAACGGCCTGATCGGGTGGTGTTCGCGTCAGTCGAAAAAATTATCGAATGGTTGGCGCCTACGCCTCGACGCGGCGATCCGATAAGCCGAATCCTTTATTGACGCATCCGAAATTTCACGGCCGCCAGATCTCAACATCCTTCGCATCCACCGCCTTGGGCAACAAGCCTGCGGCAAAAAAAGCGTCGGCGATTTTCTGCTGTTCTCCCAACTCATCGCTTTTCACCGGCTGCACCTGATAGCTGCGATGGGTGTTGGCGCTCTCGACGGTGTCTACCCCAAGGTTGCCCCATTGCGGGCTGAGCACCTGGGCCGCTTCACGGGGGTTGGATTTTACCCAGCTACCGGTCTTGTCCAGTTGCTCGTAGACCACCTTGAGGACCTCCGGGTGCGCCTTGGCGTAGCTCGTGCTGGTCAGGTAGACCTCGGTGTAGGTGCCATAGCGGGTCAGGTGCAGATTGACGTCGAAGTCATGGATCGCCCAATCAGCCGAGAAAATCGCCTTGCTGCTGGGGGAGGTCTTGGTGATCAACGCTCGGGCCTGGCGCCCCATCAGTTGATAACTGCTGTTCAGGGCGGTGAGCAGGGACGGGGTCTGGTCGACGCTGAGGATTTGCGTGTGGTTGTAGTTCAGTGCTGCGGTCCATCGCACCGAGCTGAACGCATTGAGGTTCTGCCGGTAGTTACCCACCACATCGACCCCGGAGGTACGCGTACTGGCGCCATTGGTGAAAAACTGCGCCCCGGGGGGCGCGGGCACGCCAATACTGTCGAGCAGGGCGGCGACACCCGGGCCCTGGAAGCGTTCGCTGAGCGTGACCTGTTGCAGCGTTTCGCCAAGGCGTTCGAGTGGGCCCGGCAGAACCCCGACGAGTACGCGCGGGTCTTCGCCAGGGTCAATGATATTCCGCTGGACGTCTCGCAACGCCTGCGCAGCTGGGGCGATGAGTCGCTGTTGCCGGTCGAGCCACAGGATGTGCTGGCCTTGCAGCAAGTCGATGACCTGTTCGTGGAAAAGAAGATCTTTCCCCATCGCGTCGACGTCGAGAAGCTCATGGATACAGCGCTGTTTTCCACGCCGTTCCTGACACAGACCCAACCCGCGCGCTAGCGTGGGTTGGCATTACAGGAGGCGACCGGAAACATCACTTTTTCGGCGCTTTGTTGCCGGGCGGGATATGCAGGTAGGACATCACGCTTTCGGTCAGTTCGGTCGCCAGCTTGACGGCTTCCTTGTTGCGAGCCATCACGCCCGCCACCAATCCTTCGATCAGGGCAAGTACGGCGATGTTGGAACTGGTCAGCACCGGATGGTCGGCCGGGGCGAACAGCACGTGTTCGGCAATGGCGGTAAGCGGGGAGGCGGGTGAGTCGGTGATCGCCAGTACCGAGGCGCCGCGCGCGTTGGCGAAACGTGCGAGTTGCAGGGTGTCGAGGGAGTAGCGCGGCAACGAGATCGCCAGCAACACGTCCTGATCGGTGATGGCGGCCAGCCGGTAAGCGGCGTTTTCGTTGCCGCCTTCCATGCTGATGGCGGTAGCGTCCGCACAGAAGGGCATCAGGGTCGAGGCGGCGAGACCGGCGAAGTACACGCTGTTGCCAAAGCCCAGGATGTAGATTTTCCGCGCTTCGGTCAGGCGTGTGACGAACGCCTCAAAGGTCTCGGCATGGTTGTTGGTCGCGGCCGTGGCGAGGTTGCTGCTGGCGCTGTGGATTTGCTCATGCAGGCCAAATGCACCACCCGGTCGATGCGCCAGTTCGTTGCGCAGTTTGTCGACCGGCGACACCATCTGCTGCAACGTCGCCACCAGCTCGGCCTTCATGCCGGTGTAGCCACCCAGGTTCAGCGCCTTGGCCAGGCGATTCACCGCGGCGGGCGAGGTGGAGGTTTCATGGGCCATTTCTTCGATGGTCAGCGTCGCGGCCCGGAGCGGGTGACGCAGGACAAAGTCCGCCACCTTGCGCAGTGACGGCGGCAGATCGGAAACGATTTCCGCCAGTTTGCGCATCACTGGCGCGGCATAGACCGTGGTGTCTTTCGAAGGGTTCGGCATATCCGGCTCAACAGTTCCTGAGGGTTGGAGATGGGGCGGGCGCAAACCCCCTGTAGGAGCGAGGCTTGCCCGCGAAGAACGATGACGCGCAATACCTGAAACACCGCGGCGTTCCCTTCGCGGGCAAGTCGGAACGCCGCCCGCTCGCTCCTACAGGTATGTGCACGCGAGTGTATCTGATGCCGACCCTCGGTGTGCGCAGATGGCTTATTTCAAGCTTCCAGCCAGAAACTGACGGAGGCGTTCGGACTGCGGGTTGACCAGCACCTCGCGCGGATCGCCCCGTTCCTCGACCTGGCCCTTGTGCAGGAACACCAGCTGGTTCGACACCTCGCGGGCAAAGCCCATTTCGTGGGTCACGACCACCATGGTCCGGCCTTCCAGCGCCAGATCCTGCATGACCTTCAGCACTTCGCCGACCAGTTCGGGGTCGAGTGCCGAAGTGGGCTCGTCGAACAGCATCACCTCCGGCTCCATGGCCAGTGCCCGGGCAATCGCCACGCGCTGTTGCTCACCGCCGGACATATGCGCCGGCCAAGCGTCCATGCGGTGCGCCACGCCGACCTTGTCCAGATAGTGCTCGGCCTTTTTCCGCGCTTCTTTTTTGTTGATGCCCAGTACATTCACCGGCGCTTCCATGACGTTTTCAAGGGCACTCATGTGCGACCAGAGATTGAAGTGCTGGAACACCATCGATAACCGCGAACGCATGCGTTGCAGTTGTTTGGGTTCCTCAGCCTTGAGCCCGCCGAGCTTGTTGCTCACCAGCTTGAGCTGTTCGCCATTGAGCACGATGTTGCCGGCGTTGGGCTGTTCCAGCAGGTTGATGCAACGCAGGAAGGTGCTTTTGCCCGAGCCGCTGGAGCCGATGATGCTGATGACGTCACCGGCTTTCGCCTCCAGGGACACGCCCTTGAGCACTTCGTGGCTGCCGTAGCTTTTGTGCAGATTGTTTATTTCCAGCTTGTACATGGTTCCGACTCTCTGTTTGTCAGTCGCTGAGCAAGCGGCCTTGGCGAATGGGGGTATTGCCGGCAATTTTCGCCAGCCACAGGCCGGGCTGGGCGAAGCGCAGGCGTTCGCGGGCATAAAGAATGCCGTCGGTGCTGGCGCGCACCACGCTGTGCTGGTCGGTGAGCGGATCAATCACCTCGAACAGCGGATCGCCGACCTCAACCCGGGCACCCAGCGGTTGCAGGTAACTCACCACCCCCGGGTGTGGTGCGTAGGCGTACTGCGCACCGGCAAAGGGTGTCGCCTCACACTCGCCCGGTGGCGCCGCGGGCCAGTCACCGCTGATCAGGCCTTGCTCGGCGAGATAGCCGAGAATGGCTTGCGCGCTGTCGACACAGGTCTCGCGTTCAGTGTCCGCCATGCCGCGCAATTCGATAGTGGTGGCCGCACACGCCAGGGGAATGTTGGCTTGCGGGAAGCGCGCGGCCAGTTGCAGCCAGGGAAGTGCGCAGGCTTCATCGAAAGCGTTGCCGCCTGCAGCCTCGGCCAGCAGCGCAACGCCGGCACCGAGGCGGGCGGCCAACGAGCGCAAGCGTGGCCAGTTTTGCGGCATGGCATACAGCAGCATGATCGACTCGAAGTCGCAGTGCAGGTCCAGCACCACATCGGCATCGCAGGCGTGCTGCAGCAACAGGCGACGCAGGCCGTCGAGCTCCGAGGTCGCCGCTGGCAAGTTGGCGAGGGCATGACCCATGGCGCGGCGGATCAGGTCGACGTTGGCATCGGCATCATCGCCCAGTTGACCTTCCAGTCGCTGCGCCACGTCATCGGCCAGTTCCGGGAAATCGCGATTGAAGTTCTTCCCGCTGGAGAATTCGAAGCGACCTTGATGGGTGGCCTGGAACATCTGCGCGATGCCGATCGGATTGGCCATTGGCACCAACTCGATCACTCCGCTCAGGCGGCCTTGCTCTTCCAGTTCCAGCAGGCGGCGCTTGAGTTCGACGGCGACGCGCATCCCCGGCAATTCGTCGGCATGCAGGGAGGCCTGGATGTAGGCCTTGCGCGGTCCGCTGCCAAAACGCAACAGCGACAGCTTGCGCTCCGTGCCCGAGGCACTCCACGGCAAGAGGTATTGAATGTGCTGCATAAGGCTCCTTAGTGCTTGCGCGGTGCCAGGTAGGCCAGCCAGCGGCGCTCGGCCAGCTTGAACAGGCGAACCAGGATGAAGGTCAAGGCCAGGTAGATCAGGCCCGCGGTAATGAACGCCTCGAACGGCAAGTAGAACCGCGAACTGACCGTTCGCGCGGCGCCCGTGATATCGACCAGCGTGACGATCGACGCCAGGCTGGTGGTTTGCAGCATCATCAGCACTTCGTTGCTGTACTGCGGCAGCGCCCGGCGCAGGGCCGACGGCAGGAGAATCCGCCGGTACAGGGTCAAGCGCGACATGCCCATGGCCCTGGCGGCTTCAATCTCGCCGTGGGCCGTGGCCTTCAAGCTGCCAGCCAGCAGTTCGGCGCTGTAGGCACTGGTGTTGATCGCAAAGGCCAGGCAGGCGCAAAACGTGGCACTGGACAGGTACGGCCAGAGCGCGCTTTGGCGTACCGCTTCGAACTGCGCCAACCCGTAATAGATCAGGAACAGTTGCACCAGCATCGGCGTGCCGCGAATCACGTAGGTGTAGAGCCAGGCCGGGAAGTTCACCAGCGGTGAACGGGATACGCGCATCAACGCGACGGGAATCGCCAGCACCAGGCCGATGGCCAGGGAAATCAGCAGGACTTTGAGGGTCACCAGGGCGCCATTGAGGTACAGCGGCAGGTTTTCCCAGATCAGGTGGTAGTCGAGAATCATGGCGGTGTTCCCCGTTACAGTTCAGCGGCTTTGACGCCGACCGAGTAGTGTTTTTCCAGGTAGCGCAGCACCAGCAATGACACGCTGGTGAGCATCAGGTAGAGCGCGGCAACCGTGAG
Proteins encoded in this window:
- a CDS encoding NADPH-dependent F420 reductase, whose product is MSRILFLMFAGMVMCASQAMADPLKIGIIGSGNVGGTLGTLWVKAGHSVMFSSRHPEELTDLVNSAGPNAQAGSVSDAATWGEVIVLSVPYGAMPELSEQLQGKLDGKVVLSTSNPFSGRDAEVGRKALEMGVASADQQYLPGIRLVRAFNAIGYASMKDQSGKDKAIAIFADDAQARDMGARLVRDAGFLPVIFPLARANEGLPGGPLSGLWNEAELKSKVGL
- a CDS encoding DUF6130 family protein, coding for MACANLLAIAWGVLFCTAAFGQGAADTDHPPAILPLESETAPRLIAYPPLAEPLARGVVIIQYRTEQARIMPVFGKAAADVSPRLGHLHVTVDDWKGTWAHTSEDPIILVGLTPGAHKVLLEVADPTHRILTSTTVSFTVPDKQLAATPHAGDGHAVKP
- a CDS encoding LTA synthase family protein, with protein sequence MGWLKSRRLHYWLGATAIAFVLFALLRVVFFFGFSGFDAKALGDDHVLTTLGIGFRFDLRLAILVMLPLALLAWIPRWNLVRSRLLRGIARLYLVAVLSAVLLIYIIDFGHYAYLGVRINATVLRFIEDAQISRDMVWQTYPVIWISLGWLATVALVTLALVRLERVTLDRPRQTIHPLSATWGGAVMVVLVLLGILGRVEHLNLENPVPLRWSDAFFSGNNQIAALGLNPVIFFYDTVKVGQSRYDEAQVREHYAVMAHYLGVDKPDPQTLDFVRHQAPQTYKINGSRPPNVMFVMLESLGTSAVGAYGNPINPTPNIDRLATQSWFFKHFYVPVTGTAKTVWASITGVPDVTRQETATRNPLITRQNTLINAFTGYDKIYTIGGNSGWANMNALIRQSIDGVRLFDERDWKSPVVDVWGISDLDLFKETDQILQALPKDKPFFAYVQTAGNHRPFTIPKSNDGFEVKHPTLEQVQAAGSRSVEQYNAVRLLDFNIGRLMEIAKAGGWYENTIFVLFGDHNTRIAQIPFLAPAYEQLGLESNAVPMIIHAPGLIGTRKVEEAVGLVDLLPTVAGMAGLEFRNSGMGRDIQQPAPEGERVVPLVLREGTFPLIAGVTQHYMVQMEHDGSSPTLHDLASPTPLDNVAEQNPEEFKRLSRLTRAMHETSRLMLYQNVRQ
- a CDS encoding sialidase family protein; this encodes MRIKFPGIPAFGIYLALVCLFAAAWITHPAPEHSPFALTAPASAVADKEAKPIYTSRFASSGLVDFVHSAAVTALPDGSLMAVWFAGTREGAADVQVRSARFNLSTGEWGEEQVMATRDSTQQSTRKYIRKLGNPVIALAPDNRLWLFYVSVSMGGWAGSAVNVMVSDDFGGHWSAPRQLITSPFLNISTLVRSAPVFHADGSIGLPVYHEFLGKFAEYLYLSPDGVVIDKFRISHGNNSLQPAIVPLDGQRGIALLRYAGDTHHRVLASRTEDAGQNWSEPYPLVPSNPNSSLAAVATPDRGLLVALNDLQEGRFKLSLYVTDSKMDDWRLLHDLDKSPDPEGDPYTPLVYKEIIGKQFRGSSGKLRRALEAQFLANLDKRVCKSQECEFEYEYPYFIRSPDGMYHLVYSWNNTFIKHVTFNDAWLAERLQ
- a CDS encoding MurR/RpiR family transcriptional regulator is translated as MPNPSKDTTVYAAPVMRKLAEIVSDLPPSLRKVADFVLRHPLRAATLTIEEMAHETSTSPAAVNRLAKALNLGGYTGMKAELVATLQQMVSPVDKLRNELAHRPGGAFGLHEQIHSASSNLATAATNNHAETFEAFVTRLTEARKIYILGFGNSVYFAGLAASTLMPFCADATAISMEGGNENAAYRLAAITDQDVLLAISLPRYSLDTLQLARFANARGASVLAITDSPASPLTAIAEHVLFAPADHPVLTSSNIAVLALIEGLVAGVMARNKEAVKLATELTESVMSYLHIPPGNKAPKK
- a CDS encoding ABC transporter ATP-binding protein, with amino-acid sequence MYKLEINNLHKSYGSHEVLKGVSLEAKAGDVISIIGSSGSGKSTFLRCINLLEQPNAGNIVLNGEQLKLVSNKLGGLKAEEPKQLQRMRSRLSMVFQHFNLWSHMSALENVMEAPVNVLGINKKEARKKAEHYLDKVGVAHRMDAWPAHMSGGEQQRVAIARALAMEPEVMLFDEPTSALDPELVGEVLKVMQDLALEGRTMVVVTHEMGFAREVSNQLVFLHKGQVEERGDPREVLVNPQSERLRQFLAGSLK
- a CDS encoding succinylglutamate desuccinylase/aspartoacylase family protein, whose amino-acid sequence is MQHIQYLLPWSASGTERKLSLLRFGSGPRKAYIQASLHADELPGMRVAVELKRRLLELEEQGRLSGVIELVPMANPIGIAQMFQATHQGRFEFSSGKNFNRDFPELADDVAQRLEGQLGDDADANVDLIRRAMGHALANLPAATSELDGLRRLLLQHACDADVVLDLHCDFESIMLLYAMPQNWPRLRSLAARLGAGVALLAEAAGGNAFDEACALPWLQLAARFPQANIPLACAATTIELRGMADTERETCVDSAQAILGYLAEQGLISGDWPAAPPGECEATPFAGAQYAYAPHPGVVSYLQPLGARVEVGDPLFEVIDPLTDQHSVVRASTDGILYARERLRFAQPGLWLAKIAGNTPIRQGRLLSD
- a CDS encoding ABC transporter permease, which codes for MILDYHLIWENLPLYLNGALVTLKVLLISLAIGLVLAIPVALMRVSRSPLVNFPAWLYTYVIRGTPMLVQLFLIYYGLAQFEAVRQSALWPYLSSATFCACLAFAINTSAYSAELLAGSLKATAHGEIEAARAMGMSRLTLYRRILLPSALRRALPQYSNEVLMMLQTTSLASIVTLVDITGAARTVSSRFYLPFEAFITAGLIYLALTFILVRLFKLAERRWLAYLAPRKH